The Mycobacteriales bacterium genome segment GCACAGGGGCCCTCGACGATGGTGAGGATGAACATCCGGTGACGCCGACCCAGCTGCGGGCTTTCGCCGCAGTGGTGCGGCTCGGCTCGGTCAAGAAGGCCGCGTCCGACCTGTCGGTGTCCGAGGCCGCGGTCTCCCTGCACGTCGGCCAGCTGCGCAAGGAGCTCGGGGACAAGCTCTTCGTCCGCACCGCGTCCGGCATCGCGTTCACCCCGGGCGGGCTGCGGCTGGCCAGCCGGGCCGCGGAGATGCTGGGCCTGCAGGACCGGACGATCCTGGAGGTGAGCCAGGCCGGTGCCGGGCGGCGGCTGCTGCGGGTGGCGGCCTCGAGCCTGTTCGCCGAGCACGCCGCGCCCGGGCTGATCGACCTGTTCGCCAGCCGCGCCGACGACCTCGACGTCGAGCTGAGCGTGCACAACTCCAGCCAGTTCCCGGCGCTGCTGCGGACCCGGGCGGTCGACGTCGCCATCGGCCCGCGCCCGGACGAGCCCGACGAGGCGATCACCTGCACGCCGTTCCTGAACTACGAGCTGCTCCTGGTCGCCGGGCCGGAGGACCCGATCACCCGCGGCGCCGCGGTCGGCATCGGCGAGCTGCGGTCCCAGACCTGGCTGCTCGGCCCGTCCGGGGCCTCGGACTCCGGGCTGGTGCCAGCCCTGCTGCGGCGGGTGTCCGTCCCGGAGGAGCGGCAGCGGATCTTCCAGAGCGACTCCGCCGCGCTGGAGGAGGCCAAGCGGAACAAGGGCATCGCGCTGGCGATGAAGTTCGTGGTCGGCCAGGACCTGGCCCAGGACCACCTCAAGCGGGTGCCGGGCCCGGCGCTGCCGGCCAAGGGGGTCTGGCACGTGCTCACGCTGGCCGACCGCTCCGCTCCCCCGGTGGCCTCGGAGCTGGCCCGCTTCGTCACCACGCCGCGGGCCATGCAGGCGATGCTGCGCGGCTCGGGCGTGACCGTCGGCCGGTTCCGCCCGTCCATCCACGTCACCCTGTGGAGCTGACCGCCCGGACCACCGCGGCCAGCGACGCGAACGTGTCGGCCGGCAGCAGCTGATCGCAGTACGGCAGGGCCGCCGCCATCGTCGACACCGTCGGCGCGAAGCCCGGCGCACCGGCCCGCGGGTTCATCCAGATCACCCGGTGCGCCCGCCGCCGCAACCGGGCCATCGCGTCGGCCACCGCCTCCGGCGGGTCGCTGTCCCAGCCGTCCGACCCGATGATCACGATCGCGCCGCGGACGGCGTTGCCGTGCCGCGAGGCCAGCAGCGCCCGCAGGTTCGTGGCGATCCGGGTGCCGCCGAACCGGTCGGCCACGGCCGCGGTCGCCTGCTCCACCGCGACCTCGGCCGAACGGTGCAGCAGCACCGGCGTCAGCCGGGTCAGGCTGGTCGCGAACGCGAACACCTCCGCGTCCGCCCGCAGCGCGAACGCCCGCATCAGGTGCAGGTACGCCGTCGCCTGCGCCTGCATCGACAGGCTCACGTCGCAGAGCAGCACGACCCGCCGCGGCCGGTCCCGCGGCCGGTCGCGGACCAGCACGACCGGCTCCCAGCCGGTCCGGCGGGCCCGGGCGATCGTGGGCCGGATCGCGATCCTCGTCCCGGACGGGTGCACCTTGCGGCG includes the following:
- a CDS encoding LysR family transcriptional regulator, encoding MTPTQLRAFAAVVRLGSVKKAASDLSVSEAAVSLHVGQLRKELGDKLFVRTASGIAFTPGGLRLASRAAEMLGLQDRTILEVSQAGAGRRLLRVAASSLFAEHAAPGLIDLFASRADDLDVELSVHNSSQFPALLRTRAVDVAIGPRPDEPDEAITCTPFLNYELLLVAGPEDPITRGAAVGIGELRSQTWLLGPSGASDSGLVPALLRRVSVPEERQRIFQSDSAALEEAKRNKGIALAMKFVVGQDLAQDHLKRVPGPALPAKGVWHVLTLADRSAPPVASELARFVTTPRAMQAMLRGSGVTVGRFRPSIHVTLWS
- a CDS encoding VWA domain-containing protein, translating into MNRPTVLPGVDRAAFATALATQLRRRGVQVGFTMAEDFVRALGALPPYDKGELYWAARITLIRRQTDLAMFDAVFEAVFSDAEFELDPYSRRSAGRGTLSSVPQQQAAEEAGSGLPWATLPPAVDGAGDSDSPLGFPQRLPSELAALSDAGFETLTPQQLAELGRWLENVLRDWPTRRSRRRKVHPSGTRIAIRPTIARARRTGWEPVVLVRDRPRDRPRRVVLLCDVSLSMQAQATAYLHLMRAFALRADAEVFAFATSLTRLTPVLLHRSAEVAVEQATAAVADRFGGTRIATNLRALLASRHGNAVRGAIVIIGSDGWDSDPPEAVADAMARLRRRAHRVIWMNPRAGAPGFAPTVSTMAAALPYCDQLLPADTFASLAAVVRAVSSTG